In Ammoniphilus sp. CFH 90114, a single window of DNA contains:
- a CDS encoding cold shock domain-containing protein produces MQGKVKWFNAEKGFGFIERDGGDDVFVHFSAITGDGFKTLEEGQSVEFDIVDGARGPQAANVVKL; encoded by the coding sequence ATGCAAGGAAAAGTTAAATGGTTTAACGCAGAAAAAGGTTTTGGTTTCATCGAGAGAGACGGTGGAGATGACGTATTCGTACATTTCTCCGCAATCACTGGAGACGGCTTCAAGACTCTTGAAGAAGGCCAATCCGTTGAGTTTGACATCGTTGATGGGGCTCGTGGACCACAAGCTGCTAACGTTGTAAAACTATAA
- a CDS encoding S-layer homology domain-containing protein — protein sequence NQAKLKDLQVKDRPLNETFASDRMTYTLHVVKGTASVDVTAVAEDPKAKVKIGGHDAQSGTSTRTVTLNTDGTPTPIEIGVTAEDGVTTETYTLMVSSRSSSNGGSXMVSSRSSSNGGSGEGSSGGGGSSVMGTSSSKPVLQFYFSIDGKSNTAATMIKKDNQLYLAPIEPKAIKYQYMVPFTTLKEIMDIEPNAVIVFDTQISSFRFSVAEIKKEMIGTIRPAGLEDANLILSIGYVDGESKREMDNKLELLGGVSLVTPIEYNIKLEKDGLEVTLEKFSTYIERGVRWNGLIQSDNIQTAGLYYEPITKSYYPVPMYIDDMGQEKDFVLKHQGNGAYIVIKNEETFKDITGHWAKQEIETMASKLIVKGRTEDQFSPQSTITRAEVTALLNKALSLLLERELYPNELKFIDVPSSAWYADSIRSSVRGDYIVGYENQTFRPNQDMTREELAVVLDNVIVKIQGMKEYKQMAEKVLANYEDNKYISWWAKNSVTRMIGKGILKGRSANKFSPKDKVTRAEATVMFLRVLQYLKFMN from the coding sequence AACCAAGCGAAGTTAAAGGATCTGCAAGTTAAAGATCGACCCTTAAATGAAACGTTTGCCAGTGACCGGATGACGTACACGCTCCACGTGGTCAAGGGAACCGCGAGTGTGGATGTGACCGCTGTAGCGGAAGATCCGAAAGCAAAGGTGAAGATTGGAGGTCACGATGCCCAGTCAGGCACGAGCACCCGAACGGTAACGTTGAACACGGATGGCACTCCAACCCCGATTGAGATCGGGGTGACGGCAGAGGATGGGGTAACAACCGAAACCTATACTTTGATGGTGTCCTCGCGTTCTAGTTCTAATGGTGGTAGTNTGATGGTGTCCTCGCGTTCTAGTTCTAATGGTGGTAGTGGTGAAGGCAGCAGTGGAGGTGGAGGTAGTTCAGTGATGGGAACATCTTCATCAAAACCTGTGTTGCAATTCTATTTTTCTATTGATGGGAAATCAAATACAGCAGCGACTATGATAAAGAAGGATAATCAGCTTTATTTAGCTCCTATCGAACCAAAAGCTATTAAGTATCAATATATGGTGCCATTTACAACTCTAAAAGAGATTATGGACATTGAGCCTAATGCTGTTATAGTATTTGATACACAAATAAGTTCTTTTAGATTTTCAGTTGCTGAGATTAAGAAAGAAATGATAGGTACAATTCGGCCAGCTGGTCTTGAAGATGCAAATTTGATACTGTCTATAGGTTATGTAGATGGGGAGAGCAAACGAGAAATGGATAATAAGCTTGAGTTACTAGGAGGGGTCAGCTTAGTAACGCCGATAGAATATAATATAAAACTTGAAAAGGATGGGTTAGAAGTCACTCTAGAAAAATTCAGCACTTATATAGAGCGAGGAGTCAGGTGGAACGGTCTTATTCAATCTGATAATATCCAAACTGCTGGTTTATATTATGAACCTATTACCAAGTCTTACTATCCCGTGCCAATGTACATAGATGACATGGGGCAAGAAAAAGATTTTGTATTAAAGCATCAAGGAAATGGTGCTTATATTGTAATAAAAAACGAGGAAACATTTAAGGATATCACTGGACATTGGGCGAAGCAAGAAATAGAGACGATGGCTTCCAAGCTGATTGTAAAAGGAAGGACCGAAGACCAGTTTTCTCCGCAATCTACCATTACCCGTGCAGAAGTAACAGCTCTTCTTAACAAAGCTTTAAGTTTATTGTTAGAGAGGGAACTGTATCCAAATGAGTTAAAGTTTATAGATGTACCCTCTAGTGCTTGGTATGCTGATTCGATCAGATCATCGGTACGAGGAGATTATATCGTGGGTTACGAGAATCAAACTTTCAGACCGAATCAGGACATGACAAGGGAAGAGCTTGCCGTAGTATTAGACAACGTAATTGTTAAGATCCAAGGAATGAAAGAATATAAACAAATGGCTGAAAAGGTTCTTGCTAACTACGAGGATAATAAATATATTTCATGGTGGGCTAAGAATTCGGTGACAAGAATGATCGGAAAGGGGATCTTGAAGGGAAGAAGTGCAAATAAATTCTCGCCTAAAGATAAAGTAACTCGTGCGGAAGCTACGGTCATGTTTCTTAGGGTCTTACAATATCTTAAGTTCATGAATTGA
- the prfB gene encoding peptide chain release factor 2 (programmed frameshift): MEVSELRNELSIIAKKLSDIRGSLDLDYKTERIAEMEEKMANPTFWDDNEAAQKVISEVNALKESVTKVQELDTSYEDLQLMLELMVEEKDESLLPDLVEGVKSLIKDVNDFELQLLLSGPHDKNNAILELHPGAGGTESQDWAEMLLRMYTRWSERQGYKVETMDYLPGDEAGVKSVTLLIKGYNAYGYLKSEKGVHRLVRISPFDSSGRRHTSFVSCSVVPEIEDDVDVDIRTEDLKIDTYRSSGAGGQHINTTDSAVRITHIPTGVVVTCQSERSQIKNREKAMKILKGRLFEKKIEEQEAELAKIRGEQKEIGWGSQIRSYVFHPYSMVKDHRTGEETGNTQAVMDGEISPFINAYLRWQMN; the protein is encoded by the exons GTGGAAGTATCTGAATTACGAAACGAGCTATCCATCATAGCTAAAAAATTGAGTGATATTAGGGGGTCTCTT GACCTCGATTATAAAACCGAGCGGATCGCCGAGATGGAAGAGAAGATGGCGAATCCGACCTTCTGGGATGACAATGAAGCAGCACAGAAAGTGATCAGTGAAGTCAATGCCTTGAAGGAATCCGTTACGAAGGTTCAAGAGTTGGATACGAGCTACGAGGACCTACAGTTGATGCTGGAGCTCATGGTGGAGGAGAAGGATGAGTCCCTCCTGCCGGATTTGGTTGAAGGAGTAAAGTCCTTGATTAAAGATGTTAATGACTTTGAGCTTCAACTTCTGCTAAGTGGTCCTCATGATAAAAACAACGCTATTCTGGAGCTTCATCCGGGAGCGGGTGGAACAGAGTCTCAAGACTGGGCGGAGATGCTCCTTCGTATGTATACTCGCTGGTCAGAGCGCCAGGGATACAAGGTAGAGACCATGGATTACCTACCCGGAGATGAAGCGGGAGTCAAGAGCGTAACCTTGTTGATCAAAGGATATAATGCGTACGGTTATCTCAAATCGGAGAAGGGAGTGCACCGCTTGGTGCGTATCTCTCCGTTTGACTCGTCCGGGCGTCGACACACTTCTTTTGTTTCTTGTTCGGTTGTACCTGAGATTGAGGACGATGTCGATGTGGATATTCGCACGGAAGACTTGAAGATCGATACGTATCGATCGAGCGGAGCTGGGGGGCAGCATATCAATACGACCGACTCTGCGGTGCGTATTACCCACATTCCGACTGGGGTTGTCGTGACCTGCCAGTCCGAACGATCTCAGATCAAGAACCGAGAGAAGGCCATGAAGATCTTGAAGGGTCGACTTTTTGAGAAGAAGATCGAAGAGCAAGAAGCGGAGCTCGCCAAGATCCGTGGAGAGCAAAAGGAAATCGGCTGGGGAAGCCAGATTCGTTCCTACGTCTTCCATCCTTATAGTATGGTGAAGGATCACCGTACAGGAGAGGAAACTGGGAACACGCAGGCTGTAATGGACGGGGAAATTAGTCCATTTATTAATGCGTATTTGCGCTGGCAGATGAATTAA
- a CDS encoding S-layer homology domain-containing protein: protein MRKRFCALVCTLALLMSPVSANNVLAADQEFVGEDNEKLVLTLISPESKNIVTNKLDIEFELSYSGEPITYDDVEEGLYTVTSKEGRIVGNYGGSFLIEDFTLTKPGETEIEIEVERLVQEDDEGDDFEPLDDSITITLNYYNMESAGAEFTTPFQTGKKVTAFNGNVLLEFPVGSFITNSYDTQTIAPEQTLHFKVENSMERLNSGVTPSDGYSFRSPSYFISDGTNDNDNNFSKPGKITLSFAGSGIAKDVAMYNISIARLTENGQWYPIGGYVDSKKSTVSATIPSFGTYAVIYSFKTYRDLENWAAPALMSLAYKGIVEATGSNGLLRDNLASPINRYDYTVMISKAMNWSPVPYDSYFADISDAHYSSIGKKQVNTLKVIGQSNVDQTLKITFGDTLSLPAETFHTHISKGDTPDVIARKIAAEATKIINITREYNITSTGNEVIFTSIDKENKGQITLTMEKVTNTPIAMHNLTAGNGNTPGTAFYSVTNNVYASSTLITITDNDIEEDEAGNNANKDVVEFTVQTDSHDTAASVLQKIKEKAQLAGLDDYYNISISGNQISFISKNPANVNIRANARSNTDNSVRDNTTISYGEPPNSIGSNRNSNNYIMAALVNGLIQGKRTDSSGRNYFDPDGHLSREEAAVIVARALQLKVSSYTEKDLESLNSQLNKTYTDYVQISNWAKPFVVAVTKAGIMKGESNMFKPQNRLEYQEAATLVYRIMLEKDLFGK from the coding sequence ATGCGAAAAAGATTCTGTGCACTGGTCTGTACACTGGCCTTATTGATGTCTCCAGTCAGTGCAAATAATGTACTAGCTGCCGATCAAGAGTTTGTTGGGGAGGACAACGAAAAATTAGTTCTCACGCTAATTAGTCCAGAAAGTAAGAATATCGTTACAAACAAGCTAGACATTGAATTTGAATTATCCTATAGTGGTGAACCCATTACCTATGATGATGTGGAAGAAGGCCTTTATACCGTTACTAGTAAAGAGGGACGGATTGTTGGTAACTATGGAGGTTCCTTCTTAATTGAGGACTTTACACTTACAAAGCCTGGGGAAACAGAAATTGAAATTGAAGTTGAAAGACTTGTCCAAGAAGATGATGAAGGAGACGATTTTGAACCTCTAGATGATAGTATCACGATTACCCTGAACTATTATAACATGGAGTCTGCCGGAGCAGAGTTTACTACCCCTTTTCAAACAGGAAAGAAAGTAACCGCATTTAACGGGAATGTATTACTGGAATTTCCTGTAGGTAGCTTTATTACAAATTCCTACGATACTCAAACCATTGCACCAGAACAAACCTTGCACTTTAAGGTTGAGAATTCTATGGAACGTTTAAACAGCGGAGTGACTCCTAGCGATGGATACAGTTTTCGAAGTCCTAGTTACTTCATCTCTGATGGAACTAATGATAATGACAATAATTTCTCAAAACCCGGTAAAATCACGTTATCTTTTGCAGGTAGTGGAATAGCTAAAGATGTTGCAATGTACAATATCTCCATTGCACGCCTAACAGAAAATGGACAGTGGTACCCTATCGGTGGGTATGTAGATTCTAAAAAATCCACCGTCAGTGCCACCATACCTAGTTTTGGGACTTATGCTGTTATATATAGCTTCAAAACGTACCGTGATCTTGAAAATTGGGCAGCACCTGCTCTTATGAGTTTAGCCTATAAGGGAATAGTTGAAGCTACAGGTAGTAATGGTCTCCTTCGTGATAATCTTGCCAGTCCAATCAATCGCTATGATTATACAGTCATGATATCTAAGGCCATGAACTGGAGCCCTGTTCCATACGATAGTTACTTTGCCGATATCTCAGATGCCCACTATAGTTCAATTGGAAAAAAACAAGTAAATACCTTGAAAGTAATTGGACAGTCCAATGTTGATCAAACTTTGAAAATCACATTTGGAGATACACTAAGTCTTCCAGCGGAAACTTTCCATACACATATTTCTAAAGGGGATACACCCGACGTTATTGCTCGAAAAATTGCAGCAGAGGCAACTAAGATTATTAACATTACTAGAGAATATAATATAACTTCTACTGGGAACGAAGTAATATTCACTTCAATTGATAAGGAAAACAAGGGCCAAATTACCCTAACAATGGAGAAAGTAACAAATACCCCAATTGCAATGCACAACTTGACTGCCGGGAACGGTAATACTCCGGGTACTGCATTTTATAGTGTAACAAATAACGTTTACGCGAGCTCGACTTTAATTACAATCACGGATAATGACATTGAAGAAGACGAAGCAGGAAATAATGCGAATAAGGATGTAGTTGAATTTACAGTACAGACTGATTCTCATGATACAGCTGCAAGTGTTCTACAGAAAATTAAAGAAAAAGCTCAATTGGCTGGACTAGATGACTACTATAACATTTCAATTAGTGGTAACCAAATTTCCTTTATATCCAAAAACCCTGCCAATGTAAATATAAGAGCAAACGCTAGGTCTAATACCGATAATAGTGTTAGGGATAATACAACTATTTCCTATGGTGAACCTCCGAACTCCATTGGATCAAATAGAAATTCTAACAATTATATAATGGCGGCCTTAGTAAATGGTCTCATCCAAGGAAAGCGTACAGATTCTTCAGGAAGAAACTATTTTGATCCTGACGGACATCTGTCTAGGGAAGAAGCAGCAGTAATTGTTGCTAGAGCGCTTCAACTGAAAGTATCAAGTTATACCGAGAAAGATTTGGAAAGCCTTAACAGTCAATTAAATAAGACTTATACGGACTATGTACAAATCTCTAATTGGGCTAAACCGTTTGTAGTAGCAGTGACCAAAGCTGGTATAATGAAGGGTGAATCCAATATGTTTAAACCTCAGAACAGATTGGAGTATCAAGAAGCAGCTACCCTTGTTTATAGAATTATGTTAGAAAAGGATTTATTTGGTAAATAA
- the secA gene encoding preprotein translocase subunit SecA translates to MLGIMKKLFGSSDEREIKKLFKRVEVINGLEPQIQQLTDDQLKAKTEEFKGRLQNGQSLDDILPEAFAVVREASKRVLGMRHYDVQLIGGMVLHDGRIAEMKTGEGKTLVSTLPTYLNALTGRGVHVVTVNEYLAARDAAEMGQLHNFLGLSVGLNRSGLSPEEKRAAYNCDITYGTNNEFGFDYLRDNMVLYKEHMVQRDLYHAIVDEVDSNLIDEARTPLIISGQAQKSTDLYYVAARFVKMLKEEEHFAIDEKTRGITLTDDGVARIEKAFNIDNLYDANHMLLNHHIQNGLRAEYIMRKDADYVVQDGEIIIVDEFTGRMMQGRRYSDGLHQAIEAKEGLKVQNESMTLATITLQNYFRMYEKLSGMTGTAKTEEEEFKKIYGMDVVIIPTNRPVLREDLPDMIYKSEAAKYRNAVEEIVKRHKTGQPILVGTTTIDKSELLSAMLKKKGVPHTVLNAKHHAKEADIVALAGQKGAVTIATNMAGRGTDIKLGAGVHELGGLHILGTERHESRRIDNQLRGRAGRQGDPGSSQFYLSLEDELMRRFGSENIMNMMDRLGMEEDVPIESRMVSRAIESAQKRVEGNNFDVRRVVLQYDDVMNQQRSVIYKQRREVLESSDLREIVLKMIYSHMNRLVEMFCPASEVPEEWNLDGLVEQAEATFLTEGALTVKDIKGMEAEEIVEKFKQVIDRLYEEREAYMGPEHMREFEKVVLLRSVDSKWLDHIDAMDHLRQGIHLRAYAQNDPLREYQFEGFEMFNEMIARIEEEVSTYIIKAQVSVGGLERQEVARGVAVNPKDETPKTVVRSEEERIGRNDPCPCGSGKKYKNCHGE, encoded by the coding sequence ATGCTAGGTATTATGAAGAAGCTTTTTGGCTCTTCGGATGAGCGTGAAATAAAGAAGCTTTTTAAGCGCGTAGAAGTAATTAATGGCTTAGAGCCTCAAATACAGCAACTTACAGATGATCAACTCAAAGCGAAAACGGAAGAATTCAAAGGACGTCTACAGAACGGTCAATCTCTTGACGATATCCTGCCTGAAGCGTTTGCCGTGGTTCGTGAAGCTTCCAAGCGTGTTCTTGGAATGCGCCACTATGACGTACAGTTGATCGGTGGCATGGTGCTTCACGATGGACGTATTGCCGAGATGAAGACGGGGGAAGGGAAAACCCTTGTATCCACTCTTCCAACCTACCTTAATGCGTTGACAGGCCGTGGAGTTCACGTTGTTACGGTAAATGAATACTTAGCGGCTCGTGACGCGGCAGAGATGGGTCAGTTGCATAACTTCCTAGGTTTGTCTGTTGGTTTGAACCGTTCTGGATTAAGTCCGGAAGAGAAGAGAGCGGCGTATAACTGTGATATTACGTACGGGACGAACAATGAGTTTGGGTTCGATTACTTGCGTGACAACATGGTCCTTTATAAAGAGCATATGGTGCAGCGTGATTTGTACCATGCCATCGTGGATGAGGTGGACTCCAACCTGATTGACGAGGCAAGAACACCGTTGATCATCTCGGGACAAGCACAGAAGTCTACGGATCTTTATTATGTGGCTGCTCGTTTCGTGAAGATGTTAAAGGAAGAAGAGCATTTTGCGATTGACGAAAAGACTCGCGGGATCACTCTGACAGATGATGGGGTAGCTCGCATTGAAAAAGCCTTTAACATTGATAACCTTTATGATGCTAACCATATGTTGCTGAATCACCATATTCAAAATGGCCTCCGTGCAGAATATATTATGAGAAAAGATGCGGATTACGTGGTTCAAGATGGTGAAATTATCATTGTCGATGAATTTACTGGACGTATGATGCAGGGGCGCCGATACAGTGATGGTTTGCACCAGGCGATCGAAGCGAAGGAAGGCTTGAAGGTTCAAAATGAGAGTATGACGCTTGCGACGATCACCCTTCAAAACTATTTCCGGATGTACGAGAAGCTTTCCGGGATGACAGGAACGGCGAAGACAGAGGAAGAAGAGTTTAAGAAGATCTACGGCATGGATGTGGTCATTATTCCTACGAATCGTCCTGTTTTGCGGGAAGATCTGCCGGATATGATTTATAAGAGTGAAGCGGCTAAGTATCGCAATGCTGTTGAGGAAATTGTGAAGCGTCATAAGACAGGGCAACCGATTCTTGTCGGGACAACAACGATTGATAAGTCGGAGTTGCTTTCTGCCATGTTGAAGAAAAAGGGAGTGCCTCATACCGTCTTGAATGCAAAGCACCATGCGAAGGAAGCGGACATTGTCGCACTTGCCGGGCAAAAAGGAGCTGTGACCATCGCTACGAACATGGCGGGTCGTGGTACGGATATCAAGTTAGGAGCTGGCGTACACGAGCTAGGTGGACTTCATATCCTCGGTACAGAGCGTCATGAGAGCCGTCGTATTGATAACCAGCTTCGTGGCCGTGCGGGCCGTCAAGGGGACCCAGGTTCGTCTCAGTTCTATCTTTCTTTGGAAGATGAATTGATGCGTCGATTCGGTTCTGAGAATATCATGAATATGATGGATCGCTTAGGGATGGAAGAGGATGTTCCTATTGAGAGCCGTATGGTTTCTCGTGCGATTGAATCCGCTCAGAAGCGTGTAGAAGGAAATAACTTTGACGTACGTCGTGTCGTTCTCCAGTATGACGACGTGATGAACCAACAGCGTTCCGTTATCTACAAGCAGCGTCGTGAAGTTCTAGAGAGTTCGGATCTTCGTGAGATTGTCCTGAAGATGATCTATTCTCATATGAACCGCTTAGTTGAGATGTTCTGCCCAGCTAGCGAAGTTCCTGAAGAATGGAACCTAGATGGTCTAGTTGAGCAAGCGGAGGCTACCTTCTTGACTGAGGGTGCTTTAACGGTTAAGGATATTAAAGGCATGGAAGCGGAAGAAATCGTAGAGAAGTTCAAGCAAGTGATTGATCGTCTCTATGAAGAGCGCGAAGCTTATATGGGGCCTGAACACATGCGCGAATTTGAGAAGGTTGTTCTTCTTCGTTCGGTTGACAGCAAGTGGTTGGATCATATTGATGCGATGGATCATCTGCGTCAAGGGATTCATTTGCGAGCTTATGCCCAAAATGACCCTCTTCGCGAGTACCAATTTGAAGGCTTTGAGATGTTTAACGAGATGATTGCTCGCATTGAAGAGGAAGTGTCGACGTATATCATCAAGGCCCAGGTATCCGTGGGTGGCTTAGAGCGTCAAGAAGTCGCTAGAGGAGTGGCTGTCAATCCGAAGGATGAGACACCGAAGACTGTCGTACGCAGTGAGGAAGAGAGGATCGGTCGCAACGATCCTTGCCCTTGCGGAAGTGGGAAGAAATATAAGAACTGCCATGGGGAGTGA
- a CDS encoding YitT family protein: protein MEQAVNNRRREKGNSPWLTVVREYVFLIAGSLTVAIAFNLFLNAFNIASGGVSGISIITKDLFGWKPAFTQWGLNALLISLGFVLLGRQFGLKTITGTIILPLFVFLTEGWPTITDEPLLAALYGGVGVGLGLGLVFRGNASTGGTDLVAQIIHKYTGLSLGIAILLVDGLVVVTAALVYGPELALYALISLYITGKTIDVIQVGLGVSKMAFIISENLEPIQEAILYDLDRGVTRIPGQGGFTDKERPVLLCVVSQNEINGLKKLVQETDPDAFIIVTDANEVLGEGFKR, encoded by the coding sequence ATGGAACAGGCTGTAAACAATAGAAGACGAGAAAAAGGAAATTCTCCTTGGTTAACGGTTGTAAGAGAATATGTTTTTTTGATTGCGGGTTCTCTTACGGTTGCGATTGCGTTTAACTTATTCCTCAATGCGTTTAATATTGCGTCAGGGGGAGTCAGTGGGATCAGTATTATTACAAAGGACCTTTTTGGCTGGAAACCGGCTTTTACCCAGTGGGGGTTGAATGCTTTACTTATTTCTCTGGGGTTTGTTTTGCTTGGAAGGCAATTTGGTCTAAAGACCATCACGGGGACCATTATTCTACCTTTATTCGTGTTTCTTACCGAAGGCTGGCCGACGATCACAGATGAACCCTTGTTAGCTGCTCTGTACGGCGGGGTAGGAGTAGGGTTAGGATTAGGGTTGGTGTTTCGTGGGAATGCTTCGACGGGAGGAACGGATCTCGTGGCTCAGATTATCCACAAATATACGGGATTGTCTCTTGGAATTGCGATCCTACTCGTAGATGGACTTGTGGTTGTCACAGCTGCGCTTGTGTATGGACCTGAGCTTGCTCTCTACGCTCTCATTTCACTATACATTACGGGGAAAACCATTGACGTCATCCAGGTTGGATTGGGTGTATCTAAGATGGCTTTTATTATTTCGGAGAACTTGGAGCCGATTCAGGAGGCCATTCTTTATGACTTGGATCGAGGCGTGACGAGGATACCGGGCCAAGGGGGATTTACGGATAAAGAAAGACCGGTGTTGCTTTGTGTGGTTTCTCAAAATGAAATTAACGGATTAAAGAAGCTTGTTCAAGAAACTGATCCGGATGCCTTTATTATTGTAACGGATGCCAATGAAGTGTTGGGGGAGGGGTTTAAAAGGTAG
- a CDS encoding copper amine oxidase N-terminal domain-containing protein produces MKKHWKPATMGILAASLIFSQGAFAQGNQDKGKANNGKSVEVTTTVNASVTTDVYTEKEEATNEKFIQKIDRIKEKLDQFSQQEVPGQALEGKLGSIQNRVDALKGQLDELAKLQEELDTLEGEEAEVAVGSLAAVYVELGKLEEALKVQQDYAKKLHTGTDEEILKQYKEVGKLMKQMGKVGVKALVNGVEPEMDVMPTIENGRTLVPFRALAEALGAEVVWNAETRTVTVTKDGVSVVITIDSMEATVDGQEYTLDVPAKINKGRTVIPLRFLSESLKAKVLWEQETQTVVVIGDTAKEEVADTEETTVNAEATEEQTQDETATETK; encoded by the coding sequence ATGAAAAAACATTGGAAACCTGCCACTATGGGAATTCTTGCCGCTAGTCTTATCTTCTCTCAAGGAGCCTTCGCTCAGGGGAATCAGGATAAAGGAAAAGCCAACAATGGCAAGAGCGTAGAAGTTACGACAACGGTGAATGCTTCTGTAACAACAGATGTATATACGGAAAAAGAAGAAGCAACCAACGAAAAGTTTATCCAGAAAATAGATCGCATCAAAGAGAAGCTTGATCAATTCTCTCAACAAGAAGTTCCGGGACAAGCCTTAGAGGGCAAGCTTGGATCTATTCAAAACCGAGTGGATGCACTGAAGGGGCAACTCGACGAGCTGGCTAAGCTTCAAGAGGAACTAGATACCTTAGAAGGAGAAGAAGCTGAAGTTGCTGTTGGTTCCTTAGCTGCTGTTTATGTAGAATTAGGGAAGCTAGAAGAGGCTCTTAAAGTTCAACAAGACTATGCTAAAAAGTTACATACTGGAACTGACGAAGAAATTCTTAAGCAATATAAAGAAGTGGGCAAGCTCATGAAGCAAATGGGGAAAGTCGGCGTGAAAGCTTTGGTTAACGGTGTGGAACCAGAAATGGACGTCATGCCAACCATCGAAAACGGACGCACCCTTGTTCCTTTCCGTGCCCTCGCTGAAGCTTTAGGAGCAGAAGTCGTATGGAATGCGGAAACACGCACCGTAACGGTAACGAAGGATGGGGTAAGTGTTGTCATTACCATCGATAGCATGGAAGCAACAGTTGATGGACAAGAATACACACTTGATGTTCCAGCTAAGATCAACAAGGGCCGAACCGTGATTCCTCTTCGCTTTTTGAGCGAAAGCTTAAAGGCTAAGGTGTTATGGGAGCAAGAAACCCAGACCGTCGTGGTGATTGGGGATACAGCGAAAGAAGAAGTAGCAGATACAGAGGAAACAACGGTTAATGCAGAAGCGACTGAAGAACAGACTCAAGACGAAACTGCTACTGAGACAAAGTAA
- the raiA gene encoding ribosome-associated translation inhibitor RaiA, whose translation MRYNIRGENIEVTPALREYVEKKVGRLEKYFDDISPSTEAHVTLRVLRDEHTIEVTIPMPGVILRAEDTHTDMYAATDLVVEKLERQIRKHKTKVNRKFRQEGSLKTLFAEPVNGAAVEEEEEGKIEIVRNKRFAMKPMDAEEAVLQMDMLGHNFFVFANVDNDGVSVVYKRKDGRYGLIEPELE comes from the coding sequence ATGAGATACAACATCCGTGGAGAAAATATTGAAGTAACACCAGCCTTAAGAGAGTATGTAGAGAAAAAGGTAGGTCGCTTGGAGAAGTATTTTGATGATATTTCCCCATCCACTGAGGCTCATGTAACTCTAAGGGTTTTACGAGACGAACACACCATTGAGGTTACGATTCCAATGCCAGGAGTCATCCTTCGCGCAGAGGACACACATACAGACATGTATGCTGCTACTGACTTAGTTGTAGAAAAGTTAGAAAGACAAATTCGCAAGCATAAGACCAAGGTGAACCGCAAGTTCCGCCAAGAAGGCAGCTTGAAGACTTTGTTCGCAGAACCGGTTAACGGTGCTGCTGTAGAGGAAGAAGAAGAAGGCAAGATCGAGATCGTCCGTAATAAGCGCTTCGCGATGAAGCCAATGGACGCAGAAGAGGCTGTTCTTCAAATGGACATGTTAGGCCATAACTTCTTCGTTTTCGCGAATGTGGATAATGATGGAGTAAGCGTGGTTTACAAGCGTAAAGATGGACGTTACGGTTTGATTGAGCCGGAATTAGAATAA